One Miscanthus floridulus cultivar M001 chromosome 11, ASM1932011v1, whole genome shotgun sequence DNA window includes the following coding sequences:
- the LOC136493985 gene encoding flavanone 3-dioxygenase 1-like translates to MAAVSISEVPFLPTAAAGESTLRASFVREEDERPKVPHDRFSDEVPVVSLAGIEGGGARRAEIRDRVAAACEDWGIFQVVDHGVDAALVSDMSRLARDFFALPAEDKFRFAMSGGKTGGFIVSSHLQGEAVQDWREIMTYFSYPVKARDYSRWPDKPAAWRAVVERYSEQLMGLACKLLGVLSEAMGLETDALAKACVDMDQKVVVNFYPKCPQPDLTLGLKRHTDPGTITLLLQDLVGGLQATRDGGRTWITVQPVEGAFVVNLGDHGHLLSNGRFKNADHQAVVNSKCSRLSIATFQNPAPNATVYPLAVRDGEAPILEEPITFAEMYRRKMARDIELAKLKKQAKAEKQLQTSAKEFAAPNAKEFTVPTSKEFAVPNAKPLDNILG, encoded by the exons ATGGCCGCGGTGAGCATCAGCGAGGTGCCGTTCCTCCCGACCGCGGCGGCGGGTGAGTCGACGCTGCGCGCGTCGTTCGTGCGCGAGGAGGACGAGCGCCCCAAGGTGCCGCACGACCGCTTCAGCGACGAGGTGCCGGTGGTGTCGCTCGCGGGCATCGAAGGCGGGGGCGCGCGGCGGGCCGAGATCCGTGACCGCGTGGCCGCCGCCTGCGAGGACTGGGGCATCTTCCAGGTGGTGGACCACGGCGTGGACGCCGCGCTGGTGTCCGACATGTCGCGCCTCGCGCGCGACTTCTTCGCGCTCCCGGCCGAGGACAAGTTCCGCTTCGCCATGTCCGGCGGCAAGACGggcggcttcatcgtctccagcCACCTCCAG GGGGAGGCGGTGCAGGACTGGCGTGAGATCATGACCTACTTCTCGTACCCGGTGAAGGCGCGCGACTACTCGCGGTGGCCGGACAAGCCGGCGGCGTGGCGGGCGGTGGTGGAGCGGTACAGCGAGCAGCTGATGGGCCTGGCGTGCAAGCTCCTGGGCGTGCTCTCCGAGGCGATGGGCCTGGAGACGGACGCGCTGGCCAAGGCCTGCGTGGACATGGACCAGAAGGTGGTAGTCAACTTCTACCCCAAGTGCCCGCAGCCGGACCTCACGCTGGGTCTCAAACGCCACACCGACCCTGGCACCATCACGCTGCTACTGCAGGACCTTGTCGGCGGCCTCCAGGCCACGCGCGACGGCGGCCGGACCTGGATCACCGTGCAGCCCGTCGAGGGCGCCTTCGTCGTCAACCTCGGCGACCACGGCCAC CTCCTGAGCAATGGCAGGTTCAAGAACGCGGATCACCAGGCGGTGGTGAACTCAAAGTGCAGCCGCCTGTCCATCGCCACGTTCCAGAACCCAGCGCCCAATGCGACGGTGTACCCGCTGGCCGTGCGGGACGGGGAGGCGCCCATACTGGAGGAGCCCATCACCTTCGCCGAGATGTACCGCCGCAAGATGGCGCGCGACATCGAGCTCGCCAAGCTCAAGAAGCAGGCCAAGGCCGAGAAGCAGCTGCAGACGAGTGCCAAGGAGTTCGCCGCGCCGAATGCCAAGGAGTTCACCGTGCCGACTTCCAAGGAATTCGCCGTGCCGAACGCCAAGCCTCTCGACAACATTCTTGGCTGA